A genomic stretch from Desulfolutivibrio sulfodismutans DSM 3696 includes:
- a CDS encoding 16S rRNA (guanine(527)-N(7))-methyltransferase RsmG — translation MTKTAQPITVDAVRTRLAAQGQAVSADQAASLAAYLEVLTAWNRRVNLVGHIRWTEILDDLAIDSLHLAAFLESPPVAGLLDTAGGAPLCLDFGAGAGLPGIPLRILWPRGDYVLIEVRAKRAVFLAEALARLSLPRTTVFSGRAEEAPGRLVSPDRPGLVLCLSRAFLPWPKFLAFVATHLGDLGRPVAVLAMTGDRPADDPVAIASAGWTQHAGSAYEVLGKTRYLSLFVLKNASRALPLKMS, via the coding sequence ATGACCAAAACCGCCCAACCCATCACCGTCGACGCCGTCCGGACGCGGCTGGCCGCCCAGGGCCAGGCCGTCTCTGCCGATCAGGCCGCGTCCCTGGCCGCCTACCTGGAGGTGCTCACGGCCTGGAACCGCCGGGTCAATCTGGTGGGGCACATCCGTTGGACGGAGATTCTGGACGATCTGGCGATCGACAGCCTGCATCTGGCCGCCTTCCTCGAATCGCCGCCCGTGGCCGGGCTTCTCGACACGGCGGGGGGGGCGCCGCTTTGCCTGGATTTCGGGGCCGGGGCGGGACTGCCGGGAATCCCCCTGCGCATCCTGTGGCCACGCGGGGACTACGTCCTGATCGAGGTGCGGGCCAAACGCGCCGTGTTTTTGGCCGAGGCCCTGGCCCGTCTGTCCCTGCCCCGGACCACGGTCTTTTCCGGCCGGGCCGAGGAGGCCCCGGGGCGGCTTGTGTCCCCGGATCGCCCGGGCCTGGTCCTGTGCCTGTCCCGGGCCTTTCTTCCCTGGCCGAAATTTCTGGCCTTTGTCGCGACGCACCTGGGGGATCTGGGACGGCCTGTGGCGGTGCTGGCCATGACCGGCGACCGCCCGGCCGACGATCCCGTGGCCATCGCCTCGGCGGGGTGGACGCAACACGCCGGGTCCGCCTATGAGGTGCTTGGGAAAACCCGCTATTTGTCGCTGTTTGTCCTCAAAAACGCCTCCAGGGCGCTGCCCTTGAAGATGAGCTGA
- a CDS encoding 23S rRNA (pseudouridine(1915)-N(3))-methyltransferase RlmH has product MKPLRFLFVGQAKAPFFRQAEDHYLDAVGHSIATVRVVVKDARSGNPDDRKKAEGKAVLERLGARDFPVVLDGRGKMYDSPALAARLGVLVEDPGRAPCFIVGGAYGLPDEVLARAGEVVSLGPGTLPHELARVVLLEQVYRAMAILRGAPYHH; this is encoded by the coding sequence GTGAAACCGTTGCGCTTTCTTTTCGTCGGCCAAGCCAAGGCCCCGTTTTTCCGGCAGGCCGAGGACCACTACCTCGACGCCGTCGGCCATAGTATCGCCACCGTTCGGGTGGTGGTCAAGGACGCCCGCTCGGGAAATCCAGACGACCGGAAAAAGGCCGAGGGCAAGGCCGTGCTGGAACGTCTGGGGGCCAGGGATTTCCCCGTGGTCCTGGACGGACGCGGAAAAATGTACGATTCCCCGGCCCTGGCCGCGCGCCTGGGAGTCCTGGTGGAGGATCCCGGCCGGGCCCCCTGCTTCATCGTGGGCGGGGCGTACGGCCTGCCGGATGAGGTGCTGGCCCGGGCCGGGGAAGTCGTAAGCCTGGGGCCCGGCACCCTGCCCCACGAACTGGCCCGGGTGGTGCTTCTGGAACAGGTCTACCGGGCCATGGCCATTTTGCGCGGCGCGCCCTATCATCACTGA
- a CDS encoding DUF4390 domain-containing protein, with protein sequence MRSCFQGFWAGVRHALVVGCLSAVLAVVGASPLAAASLDLSNLVLNNHDGKILVRFGLAIPDLTPLEAVFAEGGILALRMEARLSEKSDYLWDHQVTETGRLAVVRKTGDGYVVEPAPAQRPGRAGSAPNEPAAPVVPLASGTNLADVLRQAFGEVAMDLGPWDVLKRGESYVLVLGISLLRGDVSAFWRNTLFFWSFEVIPKVRYRLDFTY encoded by the coding sequence ATGCGGTCTTGTTTCCAGGGATTTTGGGCGGGCGTGCGCCACGCCCTGGTGGTCGGCTGCCTGTCGGCGGTCCTTGCCGTCGTGGGAGCTTCGCCCCTGGCCGCCGCCTCCCTGGATTTGAGCAACCTTGTCCTCAACAACCATGACGGAAAGATCCTGGTCCGTTTCGGCCTGGCCATCCCCGATCTGACGCCGTTGGAAGCGGTATTTGCCGAAGGCGGCATCCTGGCCCTGCGCATGGAGGCCCGGTTGTCGGAAAAAAGCGACTACCTGTGGGACCATCAGGTGACGGAGACCGGCCGCCTGGCCGTGGTGCGCAAGACCGGCGACGGCTATGTTGTGGAGCCCGCTCCGGCGCAACGCCCGGGCCGGGCCGGGTCCGCCCCGAACGAACCGGCCGCTCCGGTCGTTCCCCTGGCCTCCGGGACGAATTTGGCCGATGTGCTGCGTCAGGCCTTTGGCGAGGTGGCCATGGACCTGGGGCCCTGGGACGTGCTCAAGCGGGGCGAGTCCTATGTCCTGGTCCTTGGCATCTCGCTTTTGCGCGGCGACGTGTCGGCGTTTTGGCGCAATACACTGTTTTTTTGGTCCTTCGAGGTCATTCCCAAGGTCCGCTACCGCCTGGATTTCACCTACTGA